A genomic region of Pseudomonadota bacterium contains the following coding sequences:
- a CDS encoding HAD-IA family hydrolase has translation MAFRRATILFDIDGTLIDSVADLEAAFNKLLAAAGHAPVEREEVLPLLKGHASDLVLGAFALRGETLSEADLKEKVARFRQYYEYPEPQLTAPYAGVVETLETMREAGLRLAVCSNKPQASAVRTLEMTGLADFFAFIAGGDSFDGTKKPEAAHVLKTLAATGGGPKDGVLVGDMDVDVEGARNAGIPHVFCRYGYSTLSPEELGADVTIGEFSELLDVLERLD, from the coding sequence GTGGCCTTTCGACGCGCGACCATTCTTTTTGACATAGACGGAACGCTGATCGACAGCGTCGCCGACCTTGAGGCCGCCTTCAACAAGTTGCTCGCGGCGGCGGGGCATGCTCCGGTCGAACGTGAAGAGGTGCTGCCACTCCTCAAGGGCCATGCCTCCGATCTTGTCCTCGGCGCCTTCGCGTTGCGTGGCGAGACGCTTTCCGAGGCGGACCTCAAGGAAAAGGTCGCACGCTTCCGTCAATATTACGAGTACCCCGAACCGCAATTGACGGCACCCTATGCGGGCGTGGTCGAAACGCTGGAGACCATGCGGGAAGCGGGCTTGCGCCTGGCCGTCTGCTCGAACAAGCCGCAGGCCTCCGCCGTGCGTACACTTGAGATGACCGGCCTTGCGGACTTTTTCGCATTCATCGCCGGCGGCGACAGCTTCGACGGCACGAAGAAGCCCGAAGCGGCGCACGTCCTGAAGACGCTTGCCGCGACGGGCGGGGGGCCCAAGGACGGCGTTCTCGTCGGCGATATGGACGTGGATGTCGAAGGTGCTAGAAACGCCGGCATCCCGCACGTCTTTTGCCGCTATGGCTATTCGACCCTAAGCCCGGAGGAACTCGGCGCCGATGTCACGATCGGCGAATTTTCCGAACTCCTCGACGTGCTCGAACGGCTCGACTAA